A window from Electrophorus electricus isolate fEleEle1 chromosome 7, fEleEle1.pri, whole genome shotgun sequence encodes these proteins:
- the LOC113572534 gene encoding LOW QUALITY PROTEIN: deleted in malignant brain tumors 1 protein-like (The sequence of the model RefSeq protein was modified relative to this genomic sequence to represent the inferred CDS: inserted 2 bases in 2 codons), producing the protein MLGRVRLVGGSRCSGRVEVLHRKTWATVCDADFDQQDAEVVCRELGCGPPVEVLGAAAFGRGEGQVWTEELQCRGNESDIYSCPTSTKLKHDCCHDNDVGLLCAGTNSFVRLVDGSSRCAGRVEVLHRGQWGTVCNDDWDMRDAAVVCRELGCGEAVDVLGNAHFGPGSGPIWMDNVDCSGSESSLKNCRSAGWGKHDCNQTKKAGVICSGVKLVGGPHLCSGRVEVLHGKTWATVCDADFDQQDAEVVCRELGCGPPVEVLGAAAFGRGDGQVWPKELQCRGNESDIYSCPTSSTLKHNCIHDSDVGLVCSVRLVYGGNHCAGRVEVLHRGQWGTVCDDDWDMRDAAVVCRELGCGXAVDVLGNAHLDQXSGPIWMDDVDCSGSESTLKNCTSAGWGKHNCYQTKNAGVICSGVRLVGGPRCSGRIHLCSKSPSIKHNCSHDNDVALVCSGSVRLMNGSNRCAGRVEVLHRGQWGTVCDDEWGMTDAAVVCRELGCGEAVDVLGNAHFGPGSGPVWMDDVDCSGLESTLKKCRSSGMGVSDCHHGRDAGVICSGVRLVGGSHCSGRVEVLHGKTWTTVCDADFDQQDAEVVCRELGCGAPVEVLGAAAFGSVRLADGGSRCGGRLEILHRGQWGTVRVYGVNAIAGVVVCRELDCGEPVGVNMAVPGSGPIWISHLICSGSKSILKHCGSLGWGEHSCDHGYDVEFICSGHTAVRLVNGWDSCSGRVELQYLSDWGSVCGDSWDMRAANVSVAPVITSKVTTNSISDVKSEMITSRPKTPTAATLSASPVVLLVLGVLLFMALVLLAGLVYQNRLLRSVLSKWRCKNLPEGIYEEINHRVITERTPISAQREHISSEVEHSGYEDIGEELLSERTRSEVQHSGYEVVGEELLSVTAKSVNEEKTEYYDDAITSSGLTSDLGTENTPENYDDIRPGQIPDRVEKDVVEIDDNAVTLRPNSHVATALTPEDYDDVISPGQDSGGGTVYDNL; encoded by the exons ATGCTTGGAA gAGTCAGACTGGTTGGTGGTTCTcgctgctctgggagagtggaggtgcttCATAGGAAGACCtgggccacagtgtgtgatgctgactttgaccagcaggatgcagaggttgtgtgtagagagctgggctgtgggcctcctgtggaggtgctgggagctgctgcttttggcagaggggagggtcaggtgtggacagaggagcttcagtgtagaggcaatgAATCTGATATTTATTCATGTCCAACATCAACTAAACTCAAACATGACTGCTGCCATGACAACGATGTGGGTCTATTGTGTGCTG GAACaaattcttt tgtgaggctggtggatggtagcagtcgctgtgctgggagagtggaggttcttcatagaggacagtggggaacagtgtgtaatgatgactgggatatgagagatgctgcagtggtgtgtagagagctgggctgtggggaggctgtagatgtactgggtaatgctcactttggaccaggatcaggaccaatctggatggatAATGTAgactgtagtggatcagagtctTCACTGAAGAACTGTAGATCAGCAGGTTGGGGTAAACATGACTGTAATCAAACTAAAAAAGCTGGAGTAATCTGCTCAG GAGTGAAGCTGGTTGGTGGTCCTCACCTGtgttctgggagagtggaggtgcttcatgggaagacctgggccacagtgtgtgatgctgactttgaccagcaggatgcagaggttgtgtgtagagagctgggctgtgggcctcctgtggaggtgctgggagcagctgcttttggcagaggggatgGCCAGGTGTGGCCaaaggagcttcagtgtagaggcaacgaatcaGATATTTACTCATGTCCAACATCatctacactcaaacacaactGCATTCATGACAGTGATGTgggactggtgt gcagtgtgaggctggtgtATGGTGGCAatcactgtgctgggagagtggaggttcttcatagaggacagtggggaacagtgtgtgatgatgactgggatatgagagatgctgcagtggtgtgtagagagctgggctgtg aggctgtagatgtactgggtaatgcTCACTTGGACC aatcaggaccaatctggatggatgatgtggactgtagtggatcagagtctacactgaagaactgtacaTCAGCAGGATGGGGTAAACATAACTGTTACCAAACTAAaaatgctggagtcatctgctcAG gaGTGAGGCTAGTTGGTGGTCCTCGCTGCTCTGGGAGA ATTCACCTCTGTTCAAAATCACCTTCAATTAAACATAACTGCTCCCATGACAATGATGTTGCACTGGTGTGTTCTG GCAGTGTGAGGCTGATGAATGGTAGCAAtcgctgtgctgggagagtggaggttcttcatagaggacagtggggaacagtgtgtgatgatgagtGGGGTATgacagatgctgcagtggtgtgtagagagctgggctgtggggaggctgtagatgtactgggcaatgctcactttggaccaggatcaggaccagtCTGGATGGATGATGTAGACTGTAGTGGATTGgagtctacactgaagaaaTGTAGATCAAGTGGAATGGGGGTTAGTGACTGTCATCATGGCAGAGATGCAGGAGTTATCTGCTCAG GGGTCAGATTGGTTGGAGGTTCTCATtgctctgggagagtggaggtgcttCACGGGAagacctggaccacagtgtgcgatgctgactttgaccagcaggatgcagaagtTGTTTGTAGAGAGCTGGGTTGTGGGGCTCCTGTGGAGGtactgggagcagctgcttttg gcagtgtgaGGCTGGCGGATGGTGGAAGTCGCTGTGGTGGGAGACTGGAGattcttcatagaggacagtggggaacagtgcgTGTTTATGGAGTAAATGCAATAGctggagtagtggtgtgtagagagttGGACTGTGGAGAGCCAGTGGGAGTTAATATGGCTGTACCAGGATCAGGACCCATATGGATAAGTCATTTGATCTGCAGTGGATCCAAGTCTATACTGAAACATTGTGGATCACTGGGTTGGGGTGAACATAGCTGTGATCATGGTTATGATGTTGAATTCATCTGCTCAG GTCACACAGCGGTGCGTCTTGTGAACGGCTGGGACTCCTGTTCTGGTCGAGTAGAGCTCCAGTACCTCAGTGACTGGGGCTCAGTTTGTGGTGATAgctgggatatgagagctgcca ACGTATCTGTAGCCCCTGTTATTACAAGCAAAGTAACCACCAACTCCATCTCAG ATGTAAAGTCAGAGATGATAACCAGTCGTCCAAAAACTCCAACAGCAGCTActctgtctgcttctccagTGGTCCTGCTGGTACTGGGAGTGCTACTTTTCATGGCCTTAGTGCTTCTTGCTGGGCTGGTTTACCAGAACAGACTGCTCAGGAGTG TACTCTCTAAGTGGAGGTGTAAAAATCTGCCTGAAGGAATCTATGAAGAGATCAACCACAGAGTCATCACTGAAAGAACACCTATCTCAGCTCAAAGAG AACATATCAGCTCTGAGGTGGAGCATTCTGGTTATGAGGATATTGGTGAGGAGCTTCTGTCAG AACGTACCCGCTCTGAAGTACAACATTCTGGTTATGAAGTTGTTGGTGAAGAGCTTCTCTCAG ttacaGCAAAATCTGTCAATGAAGAAAAGACTGAGTATTATGATGATGCCATCACCAGTAGTGGTCTGACAA gtGACCTAGGCACAGAAAACACACCAGAGAATTATGATGATATCAGACCTGGACAGATACCTGATAGAGTAGAAA AGGATGTGGTAGAGATCGATGATAATGCCGTTACTCTTAGACCAAACTCACATGTTGCAACAG CTCTCACTCCAGAGGACTATGATGACGTCATCTCCCCTGGACAGGACTCAGGAGGTGGTACAG TCTATGATAACCTGTAA